One region of Rhodophyticola sp. CCM32 genomic DNA includes:
- a CDS encoding helix-turn-helix transcriptional regulator, translating into MPDPNAGLPPRYLRTPEAARFLSLSGRTLEKHRTYGTGPRYSKIGGRVVYAVEDLQSWVGRGEKRSTSDDTGDTVLPAKRHAAISPAYRDGRRS; encoded by the coding sequence ATGCCCGATCCCAATGCAGGTCTACCCCCGCGTTACCTCAGAACGCCGGAAGCCGCCCGTTTTCTTAGCCTTTCAGGTCGCACACTCGAGAAGCACCGCACCTATGGCACCGGGCCGCGCTATTCGAAGATTGGCGGACGTGTAGTCTACGCTGTCGAAGATCTGCAGTCCTGGGTTGGTCGCGGCGAAAAACGATCGACGTCTGACGACACCGGCGACACTGTACTTCCAGCGAAACGCCATGCGGCAATCTCGCCTGCATACCGCGACGGTAGGCGTTCATGA
- a CDS encoding DUF2285 domain-containing protein, protein MHRRRELRPAHRNGRYWAYLKTGLVVVSNDPFFACEARGVLIPLDDDWAIRVATARRVRALTCGRNPSAWFTEQRRQRIARALRTGDALRAGAHLRDIAISYFSADRVASEPWKTSALKAQIARLARYGRMLVGDGYRQLLRGKAASHSSD, encoded by the coding sequence GTGCACCGACGGCGAGAGCTCCGACCGGCTCATCGGAACGGGCGCTACTGGGCCTATCTCAAAACCGGTCTGGTCGTGGTCTCGAATGATCCGTTCTTCGCTTGTGAAGCGCGCGGCGTCCTTATTCCACTCGATGACGATTGGGCCATTCGCGTGGCAACAGCGCGCCGCGTCAGAGCTTTGACCTGTGGGCGAAACCCGTCCGCGTGGTTTACTGAGCAGCGCCGACAACGCATTGCGCGCGCGCTCCGAACGGGCGACGCGCTACGAGCCGGTGCACATCTGCGCGACATTGCGATCTCTTACTTCAGCGCTGATCGCGTCGCGTCTGAGCCATGGAAAACGAGCGCTTTGAAAGCACAAATCGCGCGGCTGGCGCGCTACGGACGCATGCTCGTCGGCGATGGATATCGGCAACTCTTGCGCGGGAAAGCGGCAAGTCACTCGTCAGACTGA
- a CDS encoding AIPR family protein has translation MKSLTLSAPLIQYPGISEDNDRLDLFLTIPNLDGEARTTPKTEIDIGFKRLLSFLERALEGIHEGREEALDGYDMARSIWQSRNDLSQVRLFVITDGLARIERIDNKNLNGIEVSSHLWDLRRLYRAVSSGASDETINVDFSKMSGGPLRCIVAQPEDAGYRCLLTAMRADVLVEMYKDFGPKLLERNVRSFLQLRGKVNQSIRRTIIDEPQMFLAFNNGLSVTAAGLEVRDYGDGTAELISADDFQIVNGGQTTGSIFRASRKDSADVSEILVPVKITEILPEGNVEEIAPRISQSANNQNKVNMADFSSNHPFHRRMEELSRSIRAPPAPGLQRQSRWFYERARGQYHDALAQNRTPAQRKAFEAIHPRRQMITKTDIAKFEHTWSQLPHIVSRGAQKCYLDFMDVVDKRGKYLPDELFFKLLVSRAIMFRETERIVSRRKFGGYRANIVTYTLAWTPTVDSYLGRVTKAQILVAVREAKGDKDADRIAGFKKPDMVEAAEELLAGTGWLPQPLRTAPLVDQPDDPEFEIVDDGEVEPQAQNDDAEDDPLPLEAAE, from the coding sequence TTGAAATCTCTGACCCTCTCAGCGCCCTTGATCCAGTACCCTGGGATCTCCGAAGACAATGACAGACTTGATCTCTTTCTCACCATTCCGAACCTGGACGGCGAAGCTCGCACAACGCCCAAGACGGAGATTGATATCGGCTTCAAGCGGCTGCTGTCGTTTCTTGAGCGCGCACTCGAGGGTATCCATGAGGGACGAGAAGAAGCGCTTGATGGGTACGACATGGCCCGGTCGATCTGGCAGTCGCGAAACGACCTCAGCCAAGTGCGCCTATTTGTCATCACCGACGGCCTCGCGCGGATCGAGAGGATCGACAACAAGAACCTGAATGGTATCGAAGTATCGAGCCACTTGTGGGATCTGCGCCGACTTTATCGCGCTGTTTCTTCCGGTGCGAGTGATGAAACCATCAATGTAGATTTCTCGAAGATGAGCGGAGGTCCGCTGCGCTGTATCGTCGCTCAGCCTGAAGATGCGGGCTATCGGTGCCTACTCACAGCCATGCGAGCTGATGTTCTGGTCGAAATGTACAAGGACTTCGGACCAAAGCTGCTTGAGCGGAACGTCCGCAGCTTTCTCCAACTTCGAGGGAAGGTGAACCAGAGCATACGCAGAACCATAATCGACGAACCCCAGATGTTTCTGGCTTTCAACAATGGACTGTCCGTGACAGCTGCTGGGCTGGAGGTCAGGGATTATGGCGACGGAACTGCGGAACTTATCTCCGCTGACGATTTTCAGATCGTGAACGGCGGCCAGACGACAGGTTCTATCTTCCGGGCATCGCGCAAGGACTCCGCTGATGTCAGCGAGATTCTCGTTCCCGTCAAGATCACGGAGATATTGCCGGAAGGAAATGTAGAAGAGATCGCCCCCCGAATTTCACAGTCAGCCAACAACCAGAACAAGGTCAACATGGCTGACTTCTCGTCAAACCATCCCTTTCACCGGAGAATGGAGGAGTTGTCGCGCTCTATCCGGGCGCCTCCAGCGCCAGGTCTTCAGCGTCAATCGAGATGGTTCTATGAGAGAGCTCGGGGCCAGTATCACGACGCGCTAGCTCAAAACAGGACGCCGGCACAGCGCAAGGCGTTCGAAGCCATACATCCTCGAAGACAGATGATAACGAAAACGGATATCGCCAAGTTCGAACACACTTGGTCACAGCTGCCGCACATCGTGAGCCGAGGAGCACAGAAGTGTTACCTCGACTTCATGGATGTTGTCGACAAACGCGGCAAATACCTGCCCGACGAGTTGTTCTTCAAGCTTCTGGTTTCACGAGCCATCATGTTTCGGGAAACAGAACGTATCGTGTCTCGACGCAAGTTCGGAGGCTACAGAGCCAACATCGTCACATACACCTTGGCATGGACGCCGACGGTGGACAGCTATCTCGGCCGCGTGACCAAGGCTCAGATCCTCGTCGCCGTGCGCGAGGCGAAGGGCGACAAGGACGCGGACCGCATCGCCGGATTCAAGAAACCCGACATGGTCGAAGCCGCCGAAGAACTGCTGGCGGGCACGGGCTGGCTCCCGCAACCGCTACGCACGGCACCGCTTGTCGATCAGCCCGATGACCCGGAGTTCGAGATCGTCGATGATGGCGAAGTCGAGCCTCAGGCGCAGAACGACGACGCCGAAGATGATCCGCTGCCCCTCGAAGCCGCCGAGTGA
- the mnmA gene encoding tRNA 2-thiouridine(34) synthase MnmA: MALDHPARALNSLGLPKAPADTRVVVAMSGGVDSSVVAAVLAEEGYDVVGVTLQLYDHGAALAKKGACCAGRDIHDARRVAEEMGFPHYVLDYENVFRDAVIDEFADSYLAGATPVPCIRCNERVKFKDLLETARELEADCMATGHYIQRKLGPAGPELHSAADSARDQSYFLFSTTPEQLSYLRFPLGHLASKADTRALAAKYGLSVADKPDSQDICFVPDGDYAAVIEKLRPEAASPGEIVDMEGTALGTHNGVIHYTIGQRRGLGLGGLADPLYVVKLDPDTRQVVVGPKEALSTRTIPVREINWLGDEPFTSRPEWHMGVKIRSTRPPREAIIRPISDTEAEVELLTPEAGVSPGQACVFYAPEGSRIHGGGWIWRGA, encoded by the coding sequence ATGGCCCTCGACCACCCTGCCCGCGCGCTGAACTCGCTTGGACTGCCGAAAGCGCCCGCCGACACCCGCGTGGTTGTCGCGATGTCCGGCGGTGTCGACAGTTCGGTTGTCGCAGCAGTGCTGGCCGAAGAAGGCTATGATGTTGTGGGCGTCACCCTGCAATTATACGATCACGGGGCGGCCCTTGCCAAAAAAGGCGCGTGCTGCGCCGGGCGTGACATTCATGATGCCCGCCGCGTGGCAGAGGAAATGGGCTTTCCCCATTATGTGCTCGACTATGAAAACGTCTTCAGGGACGCGGTGATCGACGAATTTGCCGACAGTTATCTGGCCGGGGCCACGCCGGTGCCCTGCATTCGCTGCAATGAACGGGTGAAATTCAAGGATCTGCTGGAAACGGCCCGGGAATTGGAGGCCGATTGCATGGCCACGGGCCATTATATCCAGCGCAAACTGGGACCTGCCGGGCCGGAATTGCATTCCGCCGCCGATTCCGCACGCGATCAATCCTATTTCCTGTTTTCAACCACGCCCGAACAATTGTCTTATCTGCGCTTCCCGCTTGGCCATCTGGCCTCCAAGGCCGATACAAGGGCGCTGGCGGCGAAATACGGATTGAGCGTGGCGGATAAACCGGACAGCCAGGATATCTGCTTCGTGCCCGATGGCGATTATGCCGCCGTAATCGAGAAATTGCGGCCCGAGGCCGCTTCCCCCGGCGAGATTGTCGATATGGAGGGCACCGCTCTCGGTACACATAATGGCGTTATCCATTACACAATCGGTCAGCGCCGGGGCCTCGGGCTTGGCGGGCTGGCCGATCCGCTTTATGTGGTGAAACTCGACCCTGACACCCGTCAGGTGGTGGTTGGCCCGAAAGAGGCGCTTTCGACCCGGACCATCCCGGTGCGCGAGATCAACTGGCTGGGGGATGAGCCGTTCACCTCCCGGCCTGAATGGCATATGGGCGTCAAAATCCGCTCCACCCGCCCGCCGCGGGAGGCGATCATCCGCCCGATCTCGGACACCGAGGCCGAAGTGGAGCTGCTGACCCCCGAGGCGGGCGTCAGCCCCGGTCAGGCCTGCGTGTTCTATGCCCCGGAAGGCTCCCGCATCCATGGCGGCGGCTGGATCTGGCGCGGCGCCTGA
- the sciP gene encoding CtrA inhibitor SciP, whose amino-acid sequence MYIRRIKGPHVVALPDGTQMTRADLPSPTTRRWVASRKAAVVRAVEHGLITASEAKETWDLSDEELASWKKAVSTYGESALRATAVQQYRA is encoded by the coding sequence ATGTATATCCGACGCATAAAGGGGCCACATGTGGTTGCCCTGCCCGACGGAACGCAGATGACCCGTGCCGACCTGCCCAGCCCGACAACGCGCCGTTGGGTGGCCAGCCGCAAGGCCGCGGTGGTGCGTGCGGTTGAGCATGGTTTGATCACGGCAAGTGAGGCGAAAGAAACCTGGGACCTGTCGGATGAGGAACTGGCATCCTGGAAGAAGGCGGTCTCCACCTATGGGGAATCAGCCTTGCGCGCTACGGCGGTGCAACAATATCGTGCATAA
- the ctrA gene encoding response regulator transcription factor CtrA, producing the protein MRVLLIEDDPTTSKSIEMMLSHANLNVYATDLGEEGVDLAKLYDYDLILLDLNLPDMTGHEVLRKLRLARIETPILILSGADDTDNKLKGFGFGADDYLTKPFHREELVARIHAIIRRSKGHAQPIIKTGEISVNLDAKTIDVAGRSVHLTGKEYQMLELLSLRKGTTLTKEMFLNHLYGGMDEPELKIIDVFICKLRKKLSEANGGENYIETVWGRGYVLRDPQPEMEIKEIAASA; encoded by the coding sequence ATGCGTGTTCTGCTGATCGAAGATGACCCCACCACATCTAAAAGCATTGAGATGATGCTGAGCCATGCCAATCTCAATGTCTATGCGACGGATCTGGGGGAGGAAGGGGTCGATCTTGCAAAGCTGTATGATTATGACCTGATCCTTCTTGATCTCAACCTTCCCGACATGACTGGCCATGAGGTTCTGCGCAAATTGCGGTTGGCGCGGATCGAGACACCTATTCTGATCCTGTCAGGGGCTGACGATACGGATAACAAGCTGAAAGGCTTTGGCTTCGGCGCGGATGATTATCTCACAAAACCCTTCCACCGCGAAGAGCTTGTGGCACGGATTCACGCGATCATCCGCCGCTCCAAGGGGCATGCGCAACCGATCATCAAGACCGGTGAGATTTCGGTGAACCTGGATGCCAAAACCATTGATGTGGCGGGACGTTCCGTTCATCTGACGGGCAAGGAATACCAGATGCTGGAGCTTCTGAGCCTGCGCAAGGGCACGACGCTGACCAAAGAGATGTTTCTCAACCATCTCTATGGCGGCATGGATGAGCCAGAATTGAAAATCATCGATGTCTTCATCTGCAAGCTGCGCAAAAAGCTCAGCGAGGCAAATGGCGGAGAGAATTACATCGAAACGGTTTGGGGGCGTGGCTATGTCCTGCGTGACCCGCAGCCCGAGATGGAGATCAAGGAAATCGCGGCCTCTGCCTGA
- the ligA gene encoding NAD-dependent DNA ligase LigA, whose protein sequence is MSRADAKARLAELAARLADANAAYHRNDAPEISDADYDALKRENAALEAAFPDLKRADSPSDQVGAPPAEGFSKISHAQRMLSLGNAFDAGDVAEFVSFIRRYLGLDADAPLAFTAEPKIDGLSLSLRYEAGVLVQAATRGDGAVGENVTANAHTIADIPERLTGAPDVLEVRGEVYMSHADFAALNSRQADAGEKTFANPRNAAAGSLRQLDAGITRARPLRFFAYAWGELSAPLAETQSGAIARLAALGFQTNDLTRRCENTEALLAQYAMIEQARATLGYDIDGVVYKLDDLALQARLGLRSTTPRWAIAHKFPAELAWTRLEKIEIQVGRTGALSPVARLTPVTVGGVVVSNATLHNEDYIAGRDSKGNLIRDGKDIREGDFVQVYRAGDVIPKLADVDLSKRPEGAVLYVFPTTCPDCGSDALREEGDAVRRCTGGLICPAQAVEKLKHFVSRAAFDIEGLGAKQVEQFHKDGWIAEPADIFELEARYGTGLQQLKNREGWGETSAGNLFAAINDKRHIPMARVIFALGIRHVGEVAAADLARHYVNWEGFLAAVDAAGPAADRHRAAEDAVAAERQRAAEEERRPNLAAARNAVWEGLDPAALTAWEDLVGIDGIGATVALSLVTTFQQKRERASIRRLASHLSVEDMTPRAASDSPVAGKTVVFTGTLEKMTRAEAKARAEGLGAKVAGSVSAKTDILVAGPGAGSKAKKAADLGVKTLDEDAWLALIGGAPSGAGDG, encoded by the coding sequence ATGTCCAGAGCAGATGCAAAGGCGCGGCTGGCAGAGTTGGCGGCCCGTCTTGCCGATGCCAATGCGGCTTATCACCGGAATGACGCGCCCGAGATCAGCGACGCGGATTATGATGCGCTGAAACGCGAAAACGCGGCGCTTGAAGCCGCTTTTCCCGATCTGAAACGGGCCGACAGCCCCAGTGATCAGGTGGGCGCGCCCCCGGCAGAGGGGTTTTCCAAAATCTCCCATGCGCAGCGGATGCTGTCGCTGGGCAATGCGTTCGATGCAGGGGATGTGGCGGAATTTGTAAGTTTCATCCGGCGCTATCTGGGGCTGGATGCAGACGCGCCGCTGGCTTTCACCGCAGAACCGAAGATTGATGGGCTGTCTTTATCGCTGCGCTATGAGGCGGGTGTGCTGGTGCAGGCCGCCACACGGGGCGATGGCGCCGTGGGGGAGAATGTGACCGCCAATGCCCATACGATCGCGGATATCCCGGAGCGTCTGACCGGCGCACCGGATGTGCTGGAAGTGCGCGGTGAGGTCTATATGAGCCATGCGGATTTCGCCGCACTGAACAGCCGCCAGGCAGATGCGGGGGAGAAAACCTTTGCCAATCCGCGCAACGCTGCCGCCGGATCGCTGCGCCAGCTGGATGCAGGGATCACCCGTGCCCGCCCGCTGAGGTTTTTCGCCTATGCCTGGGGGGAGCTTTCCGCGCCCCTGGCGGAAACCCAGTCGGGGGCGATTGCCCGGCTGGCCGCGCTTGGGTTCCAGACCAATGACCTGACCCGCCGCTGTGAAAATACCGAGGCATTGCTGGCGCAATATGCCATGATTGAACAGGCCCGCGCGACGCTGGGCTATGATATTGACGGGGTGGTCTACAAGCTGGACGATCTGGCGTTGCAGGCCCGGCTTGGCCTGCGCTCCACCACGCCGCGCTGGGCGATTGCCCATAAATTCCCCGCCGAACTGGCCTGGACCCGGCTGGAAAAGATCGAGATTCAGGTGGGCCGGACCGGTGCGCTCAGCCCTGTCGCGCGGCTGACGCCGGTCACGGTGGGGGGCGTCGTGGTGTCGAATGCGACGCTCCATAACGAGGATTACATCGCCGGGCGCGACAGCAAGGGCAATCTGATCCGGGATGGCAAGGATATTCGCGAAGGGGATTTTGTGCAGGTCTATCGCGCAGGCGATGTGATCCCGAAACTGGCGGATGTGGACCTGTCGAAACGGCCCGAAGGGGCGGTGCTATATGTCTTCCCCACCACATGCCCGGATTGCGGTTCTGATGCGTTGCGCGAGGAAGGGGACGCGGTGCGCCGGTGCACCGGCGGGTTGATCTGCCCGGCGCAAGCGGTTGAGAAACTGAAACATTTCGTCTCCCGCGCGGCTTTCGACATCGAAGGTCTGGGCGCGAAACAGGTGGAACAGTTCCACAAGGATGGCTGGATCGCGGAGCCTGCGGATATTTTCGAGCTTGAGGCGCGCTATGGCACCGGGCTGCAACAACTGAAAAACCGCGAGGGCTGGGGCGAAACCTCGGCCGGCAATCTGTTCGCGGCCATCAATGACAAACGCCACATCCCGATGGCGCGGGTGATCTTTGCCCTCGGCATCCGCCATGTGGGGGAGGTCGCCGCCGCCGATCTGGCACGCCATTATGTCAATTGGGAGGGTTTTCTGGCAGCGGTCGATGCTGCCGGACCGGCCGCAGACCGACATCGCGCCGCCGAGGATGCGGTCGCAGCAGAACGTCAGCGCGCCGCCGAGGAGGAACGCCGCCCCAATCTTGCCGCCGCGCGCAATGCGGTCTGGGAGGGGCTGGACCCTGCGGCGCTGACGGCCTGGGAGGATCTGGTGGGGATCGACGGGATCGGTGCAACCGTCGCCCTGTCGCTTGTGACAACCTTCCAGCAGAAGCGGGAGCGCGCTTCGATCCGCCGTCTGGCCAGCCATCTTTCGGTTGAAGATATGACGCCCCGGGCCGCATCCGACAGCCCGGTTGCGGGCAAGACCGTGGTCTTCACCGGCACGCTGGAGAAAATGACCCGGGCCGAGGCCAAGGCCAGGGCCGAAGGGCTGGGCGCGAAAGTCGCGGGCTCCGTTTCGGCCAAGACCGATATTCTGGTGGCCGGGCCGGGGGCGGGGTCCAAGGCCAAAAAAGCGGCGGATCTGGGGGTGAAAACCCTGGATGAGGATGCCTGGCTGGCGCTGATCGGCGGGGCACCATCGGGGGCCGGCGATGGCTGA
- the recG gene encoding ATP-dependent DNA helicase RecG, translated as MRGRPEILFPLFAGLETLDGIGPKTAKHYSGLHVDTPKDLLLTLPLGGVDRARRASIREVDLPGMATVEVTIGRHRKPAGRGPYRVEVSDAETVFQLVFFHVKGDYLERILPSGSRRVVSGRVELFDGVAQMAHPDHIVPPEDTDQIPPYEPVYPLTAGVTQKGIAKAVASALPRAPYLGEWIDLELLKRKGWPAWPDALQEAHNPTGPQDLSRSAGARERLAYDELLAHQMTLGLARVSMRKASGVASTGDGALRQTVLDSLPFRPTAAQLRAMEEIAGDMGKPERMSRLLQGDVGSGKTLVALMALLVAVEAGGQGVMMAPTSILAAQHYASLKPLAEAAGVVIENLTGADKGAGRKAKLAALACGDIHILVGTHAVFQEDVEFADLRLAIVDEQHRFGVRERVRLTKKGRAADMLVMTATPIPRTLSLAQYGDMDISVLDEKPPGRRPVKTALISTARMAEVVQHLRDAVAEGRQAYWVCPLVEESEVFEATAAEERFKALRAELGEGGVGLVHGQLPMAEKDRAMADFQAGRTRVLVATTVIEVGVDVPNASIMVIEQAEIFGLAQLHQLRGRVGRGAAASTCLLMYRNPLSEGARRRLSVLRETEDGFRIAEEDLAIRGAGDLIGTAQSGIPRFRVADLESQTALMAVAQSDARALLERDPVLESPRGQAMRVLLWLLEQEKAIRLISVG; from the coding sequence ATGCGCGGCAGGCCCGAGATATTGTTTCCGCTTTTCGCCGGTCTGGAAACGCTGGACGGGATCGGGCCGAAAACCGCGAAACATTACAGCGGCCTGCATGTGGACACCCCGAAAGACCTGTTGCTGACCCTGCCCCTGGGCGGTGTGGACCGGGCGCGCCGGGCGTCGATCCGCGAGGTTGACCTGCCCGGAATGGCAACGGTTGAGGTGACGATCGGGCGGCACCGGAAACCGGCGGGGCGCGGCCCCTACCGGGTAGAGGTCAGCGATGCGGAAACCGTGTTTCAGCTCGTGTTCTTCCATGTCAAAGGCGATTATCTCGAACGGATCTTGCCCAGTGGCAGCCGCCGGGTGGTCTCGGGCCGGGTGGAATTGTTCGACGGGGTGGCGCAGATGGCGCACCCGGATCATATAGTGCCGCCCGAGGACACAGATCAGATCCCCCCCTATGAGCCGGTCTATCCCCTGACTGCGGGGGTGACGCAGAAAGGCATCGCCAAAGCGGTGGCCTCGGCCCTGCCACGGGCGCCCTATCTGGGGGAATGGATCGACCTGGAATTGCTGAAACGCAAGGGCTGGCCCGCCTGGCCGGACGCGTTGCAAGAGGCCCATAACCCGACCGGCCCGCAGGATCTGTCGCGCAGTGCGGGCGCGCGCGAACGTCTGGCCTATGATGAGCTTCTGGCCCATCAGATGACCCTTGGGCTGGCGCGGGTCTCGATGCGCAAGGCTAGTGGTGTGGCCTCAACCGGTGACGGGGCGTTGCGGCAGACGGTGCTGGACAGCCTGCCGTTTCGCCCGACCGCGGCCCAGTTGCGCGCGATGGAGGAGATCGCGGGCGATATGGGCAAACCGGAGCGGATGAGCCGGTTGCTGCAGGGTGATGTGGGCTCGGGCAAAACACTGGTCGCGCTGATGGCGCTGCTGGTGGCGGTCGAGGCAGGCGGGCAGGGGGTGATGATGGCGCCCACCTCGATCCTGGCGGCGCAGCATTATGCCAGTTTGAAACCCCTGGCCGAGGCTGCGGGCGTGGTGATCGAAAACCTGACCGGGGCCGATAAGGGGGCTGGGCGTAAGGCAAAACTGGCGGCGCTGGCGTGTGGCGATATCCATATTCTGGTCGGCACCCATGCGGTGTTTCAGGAGGATGTGGAATTTGCGGATTTGCGGCTGGCGATTGTGGATGAACAGCACCGGTTCGGGGTGCGCGAACGGGTGCGGCTGACCAAAAAGGGCCGGGCGGCGGATATGCTGGTGATGACCGCAACGCCGATCCCCCGCACGCTGAGCCTGGCGCAATATGGCGATATGGATATCAGCGTGCTGGATGAAAAACCGCCCGGGCGCAGGCCGGTGAAAACCGCGCTGATCTCCACCGCGCGCATGGCCGAGGTGGTGCAGCATTTGCGCGATGCGGTGGCCGAGGGGCGGCAGGCCTATTGGGTCTGCCCGCTGGTCGAGGAAAGCGAGGTTTTCGAGGCAACGGCGGCGGAAGAACGGTTCAAGGCCCTGCGCGCGGAACTGGGGGAGGGGGGTGTGGGCCTGGTGCATGGGCAATTGCCCATGGCCGAGAAAGACCGGGCGATGGCCGATTTTCAGGCCGGGCGCACGCGGGTTCTGGTGGCGACCACGGTGATCGAGGTGGGGGTGGATGTGCCGAACGCGTCGATCATGGTGATCGAACAGGCGGAGATTTTCGGTCTGGCGCAATTGCATCAACTGCGCGGCCGGGTCGGGCGCGGGGCCGCGGCCTCGACCTGTTTGCTGATGTATCGCAACCCGTTGAGCGAGGGCGCGCGGCGGCGGCTGAGTGTATTGCGCGAAACCGAGGACGGGTTTCGGATTGCCGAGGAGGATCTGGCGATACGCGGAGCCGGCGATCTGATCGGCACCGCGCAATCCGGCATCCCGCGCTTCCGGGTGGCGGATCTGGAAAGCCAGACCGCGCTGATGGCGGTTGCCCAAAGCGATGCGCGTGCCCTGCTGGAGCGTGACCCGGTATTGGAAAGCCCGCGCGGGCAGGCGATGCGCGTGCTTTTATGGCTGCTGGAGCAGGAAAAGGCGATCCGGCTGATCTCTGTCGGTTAG
- a CDS encoding iron-sulfur cluster assembly scaffold protein, with product MSAETDLIKLYSRRILALAADMPHARRLAAPMASVKKRAPLCGSTVTVDLDVDAGRITRFGQDVKACALGQASAALMGQNILGRTLAEIEAARDTLKAMLKDNGPPPAAPFKGYEVLKPAREYRNRHASIMLALEATAQAMTEAQQADCA from the coding sequence ATGAGTGCCGAGACCGACCTGATAAAGCTTTATTCGCGGCGCATTCTGGCGCTGGCCGCCGATATGCCCCATGCCCGACGGCTGGCCGCGCCCATGGCCAGCGTGAAAAAACGCGCGCCGCTTTGCGGCTCGACCGTAACCGTTGATCTGGATGTGGATGCCGGCCGGATCACCCGTTTTGGCCAGGATGTGAAAGCCTGCGCTTTGGGTCAGGCCTCTGCCGCGCTGATGGGGCAGAACATTCTGGGCCGCACATTGGCTGAGATCGAAGCCGCGCGCGATACGCTGAAAGCGATGCTGAAAGACAATGGCCCGCCCCCGGCTGCGCCTTTCAAAGGGTATGAGGTGCTGAAACCGGCGCGGGAATACAGGAACCGCCATGCCTCGATCATGCTCGCGCTGGAGGCCACGGCCCAGGCCATGACCGAGGCACAGCAGGCCGATTGCGCCTGA
- the hisI gene encoding phosphoribosyl-AMP cyclohydrolase, producing the protein MRFDPETLRYNSDGLVPVVAQEAGTGEVLMLAWMNADAVAQTLASGRVTYWSRSRQVFWVKGETSGHVQELVEMRVDCDRDALLVLVRQTGPACHTNRRVCFYTTLREGEEVELMAPEG; encoded by the coding sequence ATGCGGTTTGATCCTGAAACGCTGCGTTACAATTCCGACGGATTGGTTCCGGTGGTCGCGCAGGAGGCCGGGACCGGCGAAGTCCTGATGCTGGCCTGGATGAATGCCGATGCCGTGGCGCAGACCCTGGCATCGGGCCGGGTGACCTATTGGTCGCGGTCCCGTCAGGTGTTCTGGGTCAAGGGAGAGACCAGCGGGCATGTGCAGGAGCTGGTCGAGATGCGGGTGGATTGCGACCGCGATGCGCTGCTGGTTCTGGTGCGCCAGACCGGGCCCGCCTGCCATACGAACCGCCGGGTCTGTTTCTATACCACCCTGCGGGAGGGCGAAGAGGTGGAACTGATGGCGCCCGAAGGCTGA
- the gluQRS gene encoding tRNA glutamyl-Q(34) synthetase GluQRS, translating into MTFTTRFAPSPTGPLHLGHAYSALLAQGLARRNEGRFLLRIEDIDRSRARPEWEAQIFDDLAWLGLCWPEPVLRQSSRMGAYHSALRHLHTLGLVYPCHCNRADIRAALDAPQEGAKLPTGPDGLVYPGTCRLPPDQARATPMADQAALRLNIRAALAHLGDPVLSYEETGDSLPSGQIRISPEMLIHQLGDIILARRDIGTSYHLSVVLDDAEQQITHVIRGADLSAATAIHVLLQDLLQLPRPIYHHHRLIRDAAGKRLAKRDDARAIATYRAEGASPQDIRSELGL; encoded by the coding sequence GTGACATTCACCACCCGTTTCGCCCCATCCCCCACCGGCCCCCTGCATCTGGGGCATGCCTATTCCGCATTGCTGGCGCAGGGTCTGGCCCGGCGGAATGAAGGCCGCTTTCTCCTGCGGATCGAAGATATCGACCGCAGCCGCGCCCGCCCGGAATGGGAGGCGCAGATTTTCGACGATCTCGCCTGGCTTGGCCTCTGCTGGCCCGAGCCGGTTCTGCGCCAATCCAGCCGGATGGGCGCCTATCACAGCGCCCTGAGGCATCTTCATACCCTTGGCCTTGTCTATCCCTGCCACTGCAACCGCGCAGATATCCGCGCCGCGCTTGACGCCCCGCAGGAAGGCGCCAAGCTGCCCACCGGCCCCGATGGGCTGGTCTATCCCGGCACCTGCCGCCTGCCCCCGGATCAGGCCCGCGCCACGCCCATGGCGGATCAGGCCGCGCTGCGCCTGAACATCCGCGCCGCCCTTGCCCATCTGGGCGATCCGGTGCTGAGCTATGAGGAAACCGGCGACAGCCTGCCCTCCGGCCAGATCAGGATATCCCCGGAGATGCTGATCCATCAGCTGGGCGATATCATTCTCGCCCGCCGCGATATAGGCACATCTTACCACCTGTCGGTTGTGCTGGATGATGCAGAACAGCAGATCACCCATGTCATTCGCGGCGCCGATCTGTCCGCAGCGACCGCAATCCATGTCCTGTTGCAGGACCTGCTCCAACTGCCCAGACCGATCTACCATCATCACCGGCTGATCCGCGACGCGGCGGGCAAACGTCTGGCCAAACGCGATGATGCCCGCGCCATCGCCACCTATCGCGCCGAAGGCGCCAGCCCGCAGGATATCCGCAGCGAACTCGGCCTCTGA